CTCGTGGGCAGCCGGAAGGCCCGGCTGTCGCGCGGGGTGGACGCCGGGTCGGGGTCACTCTTACAGGCGGCGCGCTGTGGCGTGATGCGTACCTGTCCGCATCGCTCAGCACACAGGGATGCCGGACGCGAGAGTCATTCCGACCTTGACCCGACCCGGCGTGAACTCCGTTGTCAGGTCGGTGATTTGACGCCGAGTCCGCGTCGGCGCGGCGCGGCGGCCATTGGCTTGAGTGCCCGCATTCGCGCTGCGTCGGTCCTCAAGCATGATCCTCAGCCCCCGTTCTCAGACCCGGCTTCGACCTTTGGCCTTCTGGCTGTTTGACCTTCAAGCCGCTTGAACGCCGACAATCGCGTTCATGGACGACACCGACGCGCCGATGAGTATCGGCGCCTTCGCGCGCCGGGTGGGGCTGGCTCCGAGTGCCCTGCGGTTCTACGACGACTGCGACGTGCTGCGTCCCGCCTACGTGGACGGGGCGACGGGCTACCGCTACTACCTAGCGGGTCAGGAGGCACGCGCGGTCCTGGTGCGGCGGTTGCGCGAAGCCGGAATGCCGCTCACCGAGGCGTCGGCGGTGCTCGAAGGCAGTCACGAGGAGGCGCTGGCCGTACTGGAGGAGCACGCAGCAAGGACGCGGCGGACGGCGGCGTCGGCTCAGTCGGCGATCGAGGAGATCCTCCGTGACATGGGGGCGTTGGGAACAGGCGCGCCTGGCGAGCGGCTGCGCACTCGTGCCGGTGTCCGTGTCCATGCCCGCGTCGGCGGCGCGGAGTTGGCCAGCGCCGTGCGGCAGGTCGCACCGGCGGTGGCCCCCGCTTCTGTGCGGGAGGAGTTCCCCGTCCTCGGCTGCGTACTGATCGAACTCGACGGCCAGGAAGTGCGTCTGGTGGCCACGGACCGCTACCGCCTGGCCGTGCGCACCCTGCGTCCCAGCTCCGTCGAGGGCGGCTCGTGCCGGGTACTGGTCGGCGCCTCGGAGATGAAGGACCTCGCCGCCTGGGCCCTGCGACTGCCCGAGGTCACTCTCGAGGTGGACGAGCGGGGCGCGCGGCTCCTCGGCGAGTGGGACACACGGGCTGTGCTCACCGTCGACGAGACGTTCCCCGACTATCAGCTGATCCTGGACGACCTGCCACCCGCCCAGCACCGGGCCATCGTGGACCGGGCCGCTCTGCGCTCGGCGCTCGTGGTCAGCGGGGAGGGCGGACCCGGTCCCGTCGTGCTGCGGACGGAAGAGGGGACGGAAGAGGGGACGGAAGACGGAACGGGAGCGCGGCGGCTCACACTCGTGTCCACACACGAGTCCCCGCTCGTGGACCGGGGCGCGGCCAATGCCTCGCTCCCCGCCCTCTGCACGGGAGCGCCGCTGCGTATCGCGTTCGACCCGGCGGTGATGCTCGCGGCGCTCGATGCCGGTGTGGGACCCGACGTGCTGCTGGAGATCTCGTCGCCGACCCGGCCGGTCGTGGTCCGCTCCGCCGACCAGGGCAGTTTCACCACTTTGGTCATGCCGGTGCAGGACGCCCGGGCCGACGCCCCGGCCGCCACCTGACGTTCGCCTGGCCACGGCCACGGCCACGGCGACGACCACCGACGAGGAAGCGAGGAAGCGAGACGATGGACCCCGACAACCCTGTTGTCATGCTGTGTTCCCAAGGCATGCAGGCCGAGGCCGAAGACCGGGACGCCGACGCCCGCCTTCTGTTCCAGCAGGCGTGGGAGAGCGCCCAGGACGACTACGAGGCATGTGTCGCCGCCCATTACCTCGCCCGGCACCAGCCGACTCCCCAAGAGACCCTGCGCTGGAACCAGGAGTGCCTCACCCGCGCGGACCGGGTGGCCGACGCACGGGTCGAGGGCTTCTACGCCTCCCTCCACCTGAACATGGCTCAGGCGTACCGGGATCTTGAAGCCTCCGATCACGCGCGGGAGCACTTCGAGCTGGCCGCCGGGCGCATTCATGACGTACCGCCGGGGCAGTACGCCGACTGGACCCGGTTCGCCATCGCCGACGGCCTGCGCTCCACAGGCGCCGTTCCCGTCCCTGCCGCCGCCGATGATCTCCTGAAGGACCTGCTCGCCATGTTCTGCGCACGTGGCGACTTCAAGGCTCTAGGGCTGATCCTGCCCGTCTGTCTGGGGGACCTCGGTACCGAAGAGGACCATCTCCGGCTGCTCACCGCGCTGCGCATGATCCATGCCGCCAGATGGCTTCCGGACGACGAACAGCGTCTCCTCGCCCGGGTCCTCGCCTCGCTGACCACCGCTGATCGGACCGGAGTCAGCTCCTGAGCGGCACGTTCCGCTTCGTCGGCGCACGGCTGCCACCCGCCGTTCATGCTCGTCCGCGCCGAGGGGGGCACGGTGGGGCGGCGGAGTCGGGGCCGGCTTCAGAGACGGTCGACGATGCTTGGGGGGATGAACAGGTGGCGGGCGCGGTGTTGGAGGACGAGTTGCTCGGGCATGTGCTCCATTTCCGGGGCGGTGCACTTGGCGCACTCCGGATCCCGGGCGGGCACGTCCTCGGGGTGCTGGATGGCGATGTGCTGGCCCAGTCGCAACTGGGAGGTGACGACGGTATCGAAGGGGTCGCAGTCCACATGCGGCCCGCTGGCCTCCCGCGCGGCCTGGGCCGCCTCCGAGGCCCGCTTCATCGCCTTGTACAGCTCCGTGCACTTGTCGCAGCCCCACATCCAGGCTGGAGGAAGAGGCCACTCATCAGCGGATTCCGGGTCCCTCGCATCCATGCCGACCACCTTAGCGAGGCAGCGCGGTCAGGGTTGCCCGGCCGCCGAACTTCGTTCTGAACCGCGTGGCCTGACCGCATCGGCCGAGCCGCGTGGCCTGACCGCGTCGACCGAGCCGTGTGGCCTGGCCTCCGCGGTCTGAACCCCAAGGTCCGCTGCCGGGCACAAGATCCACGGAAAGAGACCGCTCCTCAACCGTCGCTCTCCGCCTCCCGGCTGAGCTGATTGTTGTGGTCGATCTCCGACATGTGCTCCTCCGCCCACGCCCGCACCATGGCGAGGGGCTGCTCCAGCGAGAGGCCCAGCGCGGTGAGCCGGTAGTGGACGCCGGACCGCGGCGCGGCAGCCGGTGCTCAGCTCGGGGCACCCGGCATGGCTGCGCCGTCGCCTGGCCGGCCGTGCCTCGGCCGCCGGAGGGGTGGGCGTGGGCGCCTCCATCACCGAGGAGCTGCACACGATGTGGAACGGCAACAAGCACATACAGCTGGAACAGCGCAGGGTGGACATGACCTTGCAGGACAACGAACACGACGGCGCCCCGCCTCGCACGGGCATCGACCTGGACAAGGGCACAGGGCTGATACGCAGGGGCGGCTGGGCGCCCGGCCCTTGACCGGCCGGAGACCGTTTCAGGCGCCGACGCCCGCTCACTGGAGAGCGGCGTCCACGCGGGAAGGGCCGCCGGCTTTCGTGGTGAAGTGGTGGGCCATGGCCACGAAAGCGTGGGCGAGAGGGTTCTCGCGGTGGGTGAGCCATAGGGCCGCGTACTCGAAGGGCGCCGCGTCCCTGAAGGGTACGGCGGTGAGGCCGCGGCGGGCGTGCTCGCGGGCGCCTGCCTCCGCCACGGGGACCACGCCCTTGCCCATGCGGACGAGGGCCAGCGCGTCCTCCCAGTGCATGATGGCCTGACCTCGCGGTATGGGCCGGCCCGAGGGCGTCTGCCGGGGCACGTGGTAGTCGATCCAGTAGTCGGGCACCGGGCCGCCGACCGTGAGCATCGTCGTCCCGCCGAGGTCCTCCAGGCTGACGGAGCTTCGGTCGGCGAGGTGGTGCGACGCGGGGACGAACAGCATCCGGGGCTGGGAGACCAGCACCGGGCCGGTGGTGATGTCCGGCTCCCGCACCGGGGTTTCCGTCACCTGGAAGTCGATCTCCTCGCCACGCAGCCCGCCGAACGGGTCGGACAGCGGCAGGGCCTGCACCTCGACCCGTACCTCCGGGTGGATCTCGCAGAACTCCTCCGCCACCCTCAGCAGCAGATGCCCGGTGAACGGCGCGGAGAAGCCGATGCGCAGGGTGCCGGTGATCCCCCGGGCGGCTGCTGTCGCCCGCGCGATCTCCTCCTGGATGGTCCGGTACGCCGGAGCGATGCCCACGTTGAGCCGCTCGCCGATGGCGGTCAGCGCGACCCTGCGGCTGGTGCGGTCGAACAGCCGGGCGCCGATGCGCCGCTCCAGGCGGGCGATCGTCTGGCTGACGCGCCCCTGGGACACTCCCACCCGCTCCGCCGTGCGGCCGAAATGCAACTCCTCGGCCAGCGCGAGGAAGATCTCCATTTCCTGTCGTTCCATTGCCCCACCTCGGATCATTAGCCCAGCGGATGGATCCTTGCACACGTCGTTCTTGTTGCCGCGCGGCCGGTCCCCGACCTTGGTGGCTGACGCCGCACAAGGGGAGCAGAGACGTGAACGAGACGGTCGACCATGACGGGGCACGGCTGCGCAGACCGTCCGCCGTCAGCTCCCTCCACCTGGGCGCGACGAGGGTCAGCTACGTGCCCGACGGAGTGGTGCAGCTGCGTCCGCGCGGCTGGCTGCCGTCCGCGACGGAGCGGCACTGGGCCGAGTACGCCGACCACCTCAACGACACCGGCCATCTGGTCGCCGGTATCGGCGGGCTCCTGGTGGAGCGCGGCGAGCGGGCGCTGCTGATCGACACCGGCTTCGGCCCCACCTACGTACCCGAGGAACCGGACCACCCGCTGACCGGCGCCATCCACGGTGGCGCTCTCCTGGACAACCTGGCCCGGCTCGGCCGCGACCCGGCGGAGATCGAAGCCGTGGCCTTCACCCACCTCCACACCGACCATGTGGGCTGGGCCTGCCGGCAGCCGCAGGCGTTCACCGCCGCGACGTTCTTCGTCCCCGCGGCGGAGTGGAACGGCCGCCGTCGTGGGGACGCGGGCGGGGCGGTGGCCGGGCGTGAGGTCACTCCCGCGCTGCTCGACCGGCTCGCGCCCCGGCTGCGGCTGGTGCGCGCCGGTGAGGAGATCTTTCCCGGCGTACGGGTCACGTCCCTGCCGGGGCACACCGCCGGGCACGCCGGCTACACCGTCAGCTCCGGCGGACAGCGTCTGATCGCGTTCGGCGACCTGCTGCACTCGCCGTTGCAGATCCGGCACCCGGAATGGCCGGCCCCGCCCGACCGCGATCCGGGCCAGGCCGCCGATCACCGCAGACGGCTTGTCAACGAGCTGACGCGTACCGACACGCTCGGCTTCGGACTCCACTTCCCCGACGTGGTGTTCGGGCGCGCGCGGTGCGGTGCGAGCGGTGCTGCCGTCTGGCACCCCGAGCTCTGAAGCCGTCGTGGCTGCCGAAGCCGAAGCCGTGAGCGTATCCGTAGCCGAATAAGAAAGGTTGCCCACTTCATGACTGCTGTTCCACGTGCCGGTCATCCGGGTGCGGAGGGGGAAGCGCGGGCGCGACGGCTCGATCCCGGGGCGTTGCCGGAAGGGCTGACCCATGAGCCGAGCCGACGGTTCCTGGTGGAGGAAGGCCTGCCCCTGGCGGCGGCCGAGCTGGAATTCACCGGCATCCGCGACGGGCGATGCGGGACGCCGGCCACCCGCGGCGCGGGAGCCCGCATGCTCGTTCTCGGAGAGTCCGCGCAGGACGACGCGCGCCTGGTGCTCGACGGGGCGAGGGGCACCGTGCTTCTGGTGGCAGGGGAAGGCGACGAGGCGCGCCACGACCTCATCGCCTCCAGCCTCCCCCAACTGGCAAAAATGGCACAGGAGATCGAGGCGGTCTCCCGCTCCCCCCGCCAGGAGCCGGTGGGGGAGGAGCGGCGGGGGCTGGCCGTCCTGGCCGAAGTGCGGAGCGACGCCGAAGGACGGCTGCGACGTATCGACCCGGAGGTCTACGCCCGTGGCCCGGCGTCCCGTGCGGGCGCGCCCGGTGCGGGCGCAGCCGTGGGAGGCGGAGACGGGAGCGGATCCGAGAGCGGATCGGTGGGAGACGGATCCGATGAAGGCGCAGGCCGGGGAGGCGCGGCTGCTCACTGGAGCACGGCGCTGCTGCTGCGGACCCTGCACTGGGCCGCCCGCCCCGGCGGCCCCGGCGAACTCGCCTACGCCCTGGAGCCCGGCCTGGTCGCGGAGGCCGCCGAGGACGGCCGGGTGCGCCGGTTCGAGGACTGGGAGCTTCCCCGCAGCCTCACCCACGGCCCCACGCGCCGTCTGCTCACCGAGGTCGGACTGCCCTACGACGCCGACCTCTTCGCCCTCCAGGACGGCCCCCTGGACACCATGGCCGAGGTCCACCTCGACTGCTTCCCCGAGCAGGCGAACCCGGCGACCGGAGCCGCCCGGACCGCGGTGCTCCCGTACACCCGGCGCGGCTCCCAGCGGGACTTCCTCGCTGTCGGCTGGTGGGCGCTGGACCTGGCCGTCGCGCTCGACGGCACCACCGGGCGGGTGGAGCTGCCCGACTGGTACGACGAGGGCAGCCCGGCCCGCTATCTCCACCAGGATCTGTCTGCCCTGCTCTACGCCTGCTGGACGTACAAGCGGATACGCACCGAATGGGAACGGTGGGACCCGCACGCGGGCGGGCAGCCGGGCCCCTGGCGGGTGTTCTGCCCCCGGCGTCCGCTGGCCCACCGCGTCGCCGACCTGATCAAAGCCGTCGACCCGCCCGCCTTCGCCACCTCCGACCACTCCTGGCAGCACCTCGCCGCGGCGCGCAACCACACCGGCGGCCTGCTGTGACCTCGACCGGCCACAGCCCTCCGGCAGGCCGGGTGGAGAGACTTCTCCACCCGAAGATACGGCGCTGACCAGGCGATGGCTGTTCGGCGAACCCGCCGAGGGCAAGCGGCTGCCGGGTCCGGCTCGGGGCGGGCGCGGAGCGCCCCCGCTCACGGCCCCGGGCGGCGGACGGCGTCCATCAGCAGGTCGAGCATGCGGGCCAACTGCTCTCGCCCGCCCTCCAACGAGGCCGCGGCGAAGAGGATCGCCGCCACCCTGGACGCCACCCCCGCCCAGGTGGCCCTCGCCTGGCTGCTGGCGCACTACGCCGGCACCCTGCTGATCCCCGGCACCGCCAACCCGTCCCACCTCTCCGAGAACCTGGCGGCGGGCAGCGTCCGGCTACCGTCTGAGGCCCTCGCGGAGCTGAACGGGGTTGCGGGGGAAGGCGGCTGAGGGCGGGCCCCTCACTGCCGTGGGCTGATCCCCGCCACTGTCAGGCGCAGCAGCCGGTCGGCCTCCGTGGACGGGTCCGGGTGGTGTTCCGTGGCCAGGACCAGGCCGGCGATCAGGGTGAGCAGGTCGGAGATGGTGACGTCGGGGGTCACCGCGCCCGCGTCGGCGGCGCGGCGCAGCAGTGCGGTACCCGCCTCGTCGAGCCTGGTGGAGCAGGCGTTCATGTCGTGCTCGTCCGCCAGGGAGTCCTGGGTCAGGCAGACGGCCAGGCCTCGCGCGCAGGCCGCGTACACGGTGAGCGCTCTCAGCCATTCCAGGAGCGCGGCCCGCGGGTCCTCCGCCCCCTCCAGCTCGCGGGCGTGGGCGCACAGCGTTTCGATGCGCTCGCGGAAGACGGCCTCCAGCAGCGCACTCCGACTGGGGAAGTGGCGGCGCACGGTGGCCGAGCCGACCCCCGCCGTGCGGGCGATCTGTTCCAAGGAGGCGTCGGCGCCGTGTGCCGCGACCTCCTCCTCGGCCACGGCGAGGATGCGCGCGTAGTTGCGCCGGGCGTCCGCACGCTGCGCGGGCATGGCGTCACCTCCGAGGTTGCTAAGTGGCGGGGCCCTCCGTATCGTACCGGAGCAGTAAGTGGCGGGCCCCGCCGTTTAATGGGCGCACGCCATGTATCGGCGCGCGCACGCCCCGTTCGGCGCGCGCCATTTGAGGAGGAGCACCATGTCCGCAGCTTCCGCACCCGTCCTGGTCACCGGCGCCACCGGCCGGCAGGGCAGTGCCACCGCCCGCGCCCTGCTCGCGGCGGGGGTGCCCGTACGGGCCCTGGTCCGCGACCCGGCCACCGACCGAGCCCAGGCCGTTGCCGCGCTCGGCGCCCAGCTGGTCACCGGCGATCTGTACGAACCCGACTCGGTACGGCGCGCGGCCGATGGCGCACGCGCCGTCTTCTCCGTACAGATGCCCGACCTGAACAACCTCCAGGGCGACTCCGAGTGGGTCCAGGCGCGCAATCTGATCGACGCGGCGCGGGACGCCGGCGTCGGCCAGTTCGTGCACACCTCCGTCTCCGGCGCCGGGCAGCACCAGGCGGCACCCGGCTGGGCGGAGGGCCGCTGGGTGGCGATGGAGCACTACTACGAGAGCAAGGCCGCGATCCAGGACCGCGTCCGCGAGGCGGGCTTCCGGCACTGGACGCTCCTCAAGCCGGCCTTCTTCATGGAGAACTTCCTCTCCCCGTCCCTCCTGCTCCCGCACGGGCCGGAGGGAGGCCTGGTCACGGTCCTCAAGCCGGGCACCGAAATCTCCCTCATCGCGGTCGCGGACATCGGCGCGGCGGCTGCCGCGGCCTTCGCCGACCCGGAGCGGTTCGACGGGGTCGAGCTTGAACTGGCGGGCGAATGCCTGCCGATGACCCGTATCACCGAAGTCCTCTCCCACGCGCTGGGCGTGGAGCTGAGCGCACCGTCGATGACGGCGGACGAGGCGCGTGTCGCCGGAACGCTCGACCTGACCGGCGGGCACGAGTGGCTGAACGTGGTCGGTCAGCCCGCCCGCCCCGCGCACGCACAGGCGTACGGCGTCCCGCTGACCGGATTCGAGGAGTGGGCGAAGACGCACCTGCGCCCGTAGACGGGGCGGGAGCCCCTGGCCCTGGTGCGCACATCCGTGAATGCCCCCGGCTGCGCACCCGGCCCGGGGCGCCCGTTCACCAGGCGGGGTCGGGGGCGGCGATTCGCCGCGCTCAGGCCACTGCCCGGGCCCGCTGTTCGTATCCCACGAGCCGGACGCAGACGGCGAGGCCGTGGATCGCCTGCTCCAGCTCGGCGAGGCTCGGGTAGGTGGGGGCGATGCGGATGACCGCGTCGCGCGGGTCGTCGGCGTAGGGGTGGGTGGCCCCGGCGGGGGTCAGCACGATGCCCGCCTCGGCGGCGCGGCGTACGACGTCCTCGGCGCAGCCGTCCGGCACCTCGAGGGTCACGAAGTAGCCGCCCTTGGGCGAGGTCCAGGTCGCGAGCCCGGTGCCGCCCAGCTCGGCGTCCAGGATCCGCGCCACCGTCTCGAACTTGGGCTGGAGCAGGGCGCGCTGGCGCTCCATGTGGGCCCGCACCCCGTCGGCGTCCCGCAGGAACAGCACGTGCCGCAGCTGATTGACCTTGTCGGGGCCGATCGAGCGCTTGACGTTGTTGCCGAGCAGCCACTGCACGTTCGCCGGTGACGAGCCGAAGAAGGCGACGCCGGCGCCCGCCGTGGTGATCTTC
This sequence is a window from Streptomyces sp. NBC_01775. Protein-coding genes within it:
- a CDS encoding DNA polymerase III subunit beta family protein; translated protein: MDDTDAPMSIGAFARRVGLAPSALRFYDDCDVLRPAYVDGATGYRYYLAGQEARAVLVRRLREAGMPLTEASAVLEGSHEEALAVLEEHAARTRRTAASAQSAIEEILRDMGALGTGAPGERLRTRAGVRVHARVGGAELASAVRQVAPAVAPASVREEFPVLGCVLIELDGQEVRLVATDRYRLAVRTLRPSSVEGGSCRVLVGASEMKDLAAWALRLPEVTLEVDERGARLLGEWDTRAVLTVDETFPDYQLILDDLPPAQHRAIVDRAALRSALVVSGEGGPGPVVLRTEEGTEEGTEDGTGARRLTLVSTHESPLVDRGAANASLPALCTGAPLRIAFDPAVMLAALDAGVGPDVLLEISSPTRPVVVRSADQGSFTTLVMPVQDARADAPAAT
- a CDS encoding DUF6191 domain-containing protein yields the protein MGASITEELHTMWNGNKHIQLEQRRVDMTLQDNEHDGAPPRTGIDLDKGTGLIRRGGWAPGP
- a CDS encoding LysR family transcriptional regulator, whose translation is MERQEMEIFLALAEELHFGRTAERVGVSQGRVSQTIARLERRIGARLFDRTSRRVALTAIGERLNVGIAPAYRTIQEEIARATAAARGITGTLRIGFSAPFTGHLLLRVAEEFCEIHPEVRVEVQALPLSDPFGGLRGEEIDFQVTETPVREPDITTGPVLVSQPRMLFVPASHHLADRSSVSLEDLGGTTMLTVGGPVPDYWIDYHVPRQTPSGRPIPRGQAIMHWEDALALVRMGKGVVPVAEAGAREHARRGLTAVPFRDAAPFEYAALWLTHRENPLAHAFVAMAHHFTTKAGGPSRVDAALQ
- a CDS encoding MBL fold metallo-hydrolase, which gives rise to MNETVDHDGARLRRPSAVSSLHLGATRVSYVPDGVVQLRPRGWLPSATERHWAEYADHLNDTGHLVAGIGGLLVERGERALLIDTGFGPTYVPEEPDHPLTGAIHGGALLDNLARLGRDPAEIEAVAFTHLHTDHVGWACRQPQAFTAATFFVPAAEWNGRRRGDAGGAVAGREVTPALLDRLAPRLRLVRAGEEIFPGVRVTSLPGHTAGHAGYTVSSGGQRLIAFGDLLHSPLQIRHPEWPAPPDRDPGQAADHRRRLVNELTRTDTLGFGLHFPDVVFGRARCGASGAAVWHPEL
- a CDS encoding SUKH-4 family immunity protein, producing the protein MTAVPRAGHPGAEGEARARRLDPGALPEGLTHEPSRRFLVEEGLPLAAAELEFTGIRDGRCGTPATRGAGARMLVLGESAQDDARLVLDGARGTVLLVAGEGDEARHDLIASSLPQLAKMAQEIEAVSRSPRQEPVGEERRGLAVLAEVRSDAEGRLRRIDPEVYARGPASRAGAPGAGAAVGGGDGSGSESGSVGDGSDEGAGRGGAAAHWSTALLLRTLHWAARPGGPGELAYALEPGLVAEAAEDGRVRRFEDWELPRSLTHGPTRRLLTEVGLPYDADLFALQDGPLDTMAEVHLDCFPEQANPATGAARTAVLPYTRRGSQRDFLAVGWWALDLAVALDGTTGRVELPDWYDEGSPARYLHQDLSALLYACWTYKRIRTEWERWDPHAGGQPGPWRVFCPRRPLAHRVADLIKAVDPPAFATSDHSWQHLAAARNHTGGLL
- a CDS encoding aldo/keto reductase; this encodes MRANCSRPPSNEAAAKRIAATLDATPAQVALAWLLAHYAGTLLIPGTANPSHLSENLAAGSVRLPSEALAELNGVAGEGG
- a CDS encoding TetR/AcrR family transcriptional regulator translates to MPAQRADARRNYARILAVAEEEVAAHGADASLEQIARTAGVGSATVRRHFPSRSALLEAVFRERIETLCAHARELEGAEDPRAALLEWLRALTVYAACARGLAVCLTQDSLADEHDMNACSTRLDEAGTALLRRAADAGAVTPDVTISDLLTLIAGLVLATEHHPDPSTEADRLLRLTVAGISPRQ
- a CDS encoding NmrA family NAD(P)-binding protein, which produces MSAASAPVLVTGATGRQGSATARALLAAGVPVRALVRDPATDRAQAVAALGAQLVTGDLYEPDSVRRAADGARAVFSVQMPDLNNLQGDSEWVQARNLIDAARDAGVGQFVHTSVSGAGQHQAAPGWAEGRWVAMEHYYESKAAIQDRVREAGFRHWTLLKPAFFMENFLSPSLLLPHGPEGGLVTVLKPGTEISLIAVADIGAAAAAAFADPERFDGVELELAGECLPMTRITEVLSHALGVELSAPSMTADEARVAGTLDLTGGHEWLNVVGQPARPAHAQAYGVPLTGFEEWAKTHLRP